The following are encoded together in the Vibrio splendidus genome:
- the gltB gene encoding glutamate synthase large subunit, which translates to MALYDPSLEKDNCGFGLIAQMEGQPSHKLVRTAISALDRMTHRGGIAADGKTGDGCGLLLQKPDSYLRIIAEENNFKLGKQYAVGMIFFSQDPIKAQSAQDIVNKELAQETLTVAGWRVVPTNTDVLGPIAKDSVPNIQQVFISAPAGWRERDIERRLYIARRRIEKQITEDKDFYICSLSTQVMVYKGLCMPADLPRFYLDLADLRMESAICLFHQRFSTNTQPRWPLAQPFRYLAHNGEINTIEGNRQWAKARAYKFSSPLLPDLQTAAPFVNETGSDSSSLDNMLDLFLAGGMDVFRAMRMLVPPAWQNHPDMDPDLRAFYDFNSKHMEPWDGPAGIVLSDGRYAACNLDRNGLRPARYVITKDNLITLASEVGIWNYAPDEVAEKGRVGPGELLVIDTRRGKLWQSNEIDNDLKGRHPYKEWMEKNVHKLTPFSDLPDEQVGKRSFDDDTLKTYQKQFAMSNEESDQVLRVLGDMGQEAVGSMGDDTPMAVLSSKERLVTDYFRQMFAQVTNPPIDPLREKHVMSLATSIGQEMNVFCETDGHAYRVTFNSPVLVYSDMQQLLQLNQKHYGHAILSMHYDPADKDLEQAINDLCDRAVQEVRDGAVLIVLSDKHLEKGKLPVPAAMAVGAVQTRLADNNLRCDANIVVETATARDPHQFAVLLGFGATAVYPYLAYEALGKMLDDGSLNKDYRTALQNYQNGINKGLYKIMSKMGISTIASYRCSQLFEAVGLHTDVVDLCFRGVTTRIQGASFSDFQQDIYNLSRKAWTKRKPLEHGGLLKYVHGGEYHAYNPDVVSTLQTAVKTGETSDYQSFAKQVNARPAAMLRDLMSLKKADQPLPLEQVEPSSDLFKRFDSAAMSIGALSPEAHEALAMAMNRLGGYSNSGEGGEDPRRFGTDRNSRIKQIASGRFGVTPHYLTNADVLQIKVAQGAKPGEGGQLPGHKVTAEIAKLRYSVQGVTLISPPPHHDIYSIEDLAQLIFDLKQVNPKALVSVKLVSEPGVGTIATGVAKAYADLITISGYDGGTAASPLTSVKYAGCPWELGLAETQQALVANGLRHKIRLQVDGGLKTGLDVIKGAILGAESFGFGTAPMVAMGCKFLRICHLNNCATGVATQDETLRREYFKGLPDMVVNYFTGLADEVRQYLAELGVEKLTDLIGRTDLLEAVQGLTAKQSKLDLSSILEAPVSPEGHPLFWTEPNAPFDKAQLNQQILDDAIDAIEKRQSTSLYYNVINTDRSIGARISGEIAKRYGNQGMAGSPIKLYLDGTAGQSFAVWNAGGVELYLTGDANDYVGKGMAGGKVVIKPHQGTAFTCNEATIIGNTCLYGATGGKLFAAGTAGERFGVRNSGTVAVIEGAGDNACEYMTGGIVAILGATGVNFGAGMTGGFAYVMDKNEDFQGRVNNESVEALSLSDLFIHQEHLRGLIAEHLEETGSVHAEAILANFDEWIPKFYLVKPKTADLNTLLGHQSRSSAELRVQAQ; encoded by the coding sequence ATGGCTCTATATGATCCTAGTCTTGAAAAAGACAACTGTGGATTTGGTTTAATAGCGCAAATGGAAGGCCAACCGAGTCATAAGTTGGTACGAACTGCTATTTCAGCCCTCGATCGCATGACACACCGTGGTGGTATTGCTGCGGATGGTAAAACAGGAGATGGCTGTGGCTTATTGCTACAGAAGCCAGACTCTTATCTCAGAATTATTGCAGAAGAGAATAACTTCAAGCTCGGCAAGCAATACGCTGTCGGCATGATTTTCTTCAGCCAAGACCCAATCAAAGCGCAATCCGCGCAAGACATCGTCAATAAAGAGCTAGCTCAAGAAACTTTAACCGTTGCAGGTTGGCGTGTCGTGCCGACCAACACCGACGTATTAGGTCCAATCGCCAAAGATTCTGTTCCCAATATTCAGCAAGTGTTTATCTCGGCACCCGCGGGGTGGCGTGAACGCGATATTGAACGACGCCTTTATATCGCTCGTCGTCGAATTGAAAAACAGATCACCGAAGACAAAGATTTCTATATTTGTAGCCTTTCGACACAAGTCATGGTTTACAAAGGCCTGTGTATGCCGGCCGATCTTCCGCGATTTTACCTCGATCTTGCTGACTTACGTATGGAATCGGCGATATGCCTGTTCCACCAGCGCTTCTCAACCAATACTCAGCCGCGTTGGCCACTGGCTCAGCCATTCCGCTATTTGGCGCACAATGGTGAGATCAATACCATCGAAGGTAACCGTCAGTGGGCTAAAGCTCGTGCCTATAAATTCTCTTCACCACTGCTGCCCGATTTACAAACGGCCGCACCCTTTGTGAATGAGACAGGCTCAGATTCATCAAGCCTAGATAACATGCTCGACCTGTTCCTTGCCGGTGGTATGGATGTATTCCGAGCGATGCGTATGCTCGTGCCGCCCGCTTGGCAAAACCACCCAGACATGGATCCCGATCTGCGTGCATTCTACGACTTCAACTCCAAGCACATGGAACCGTGGGATGGCCCTGCAGGTATCGTCCTTTCTGACGGTCGTTACGCTGCGTGTAACCTAGATAGAAACGGCTTACGCCCTGCGCGTTATGTGATTACCAAAGACAACCTGATCACGCTGGCATCTGAAGTGGGCATCTGGAATTACGCGCCAGACGAGGTGGCAGAGAAAGGGCGTGTCGGCCCGGGTGAACTACTCGTCATAGATACGCGCCGCGGTAAACTGTGGCAATCTAACGAGATCGATAATGACCTTAAAGGTCGCCATCCCTATAAAGAGTGGATGGAAAAGAACGTTCACAAACTCACACCGTTTTCCGATCTGCCCGATGAGCAAGTCGGTAAGCGCAGCTTTGACGATGACACGCTCAAGACCTACCAAAAACAGTTTGCGATGAGCAACGAAGAGTCGGACCAAGTACTGCGTGTGCTTGGTGATATGGGACAAGAGGCCGTAGGCTCGATGGGCGATGATACGCCGATGGCTGTGCTCTCTTCGAAAGAACGTCTCGTCACTGACTATTTCCGTCAAATGTTTGCACAGGTCACCAACCCACCGATTGATCCACTGCGTGAAAAGCATGTTATGTCTTTAGCCACCAGTATCGGCCAAGAGATGAACGTGTTCTGCGAAACAGACGGTCACGCCTACCGTGTGACATTTAATTCGCCAGTTCTGGTCTACTCTGACATGCAGCAACTTCTGCAGTTAAATCAAAAACACTATGGCCACGCGATTCTTAGCATGCACTATGATCCTGCTGATAAAGATCTCGAACAAGCCATTAATGACTTGTGTGATCGTGCGGTGCAAGAGGTCCGTGATGGTGCTGTTTTGATTGTACTTTCAGACAAGCACTTAGAGAAAGGCAAGCTCCCGGTTCCAGCAGCGATGGCTGTAGGTGCGGTGCAAACCAGACTTGCTGACAACAACCTACGTTGTGATGCCAACATCGTGGTTGAGACAGCAACCGCACGTGACCCGCATCAATTTGCAGTTCTGCTTGGCTTCGGTGCAACCGCAGTTTATCCCTATCTCGCTTATGAAGCATTGGGCAAAATGTTGGACGATGGTTCTTTAAATAAAGACTATCGCACTGCATTGCAAAATTACCAAAACGGCATCAACAAAGGTCTGTATAAGATCATGTCGAAGATGGGTATCTCGACGATTGCTTCTTATCGCTGCTCGCAGTTATTTGAGGCTGTCGGTTTACATACCGATGTTGTTGATCTGTGTTTCCGTGGCGTAACGACTCGTATCCAAGGCGCTAGCTTTAGCGACTTCCAACAAGATATCTATAACCTATCTCGTAAAGCATGGACTAAACGTAAACCACTGGAACATGGTGGCTTACTCAAATACGTACATGGCGGCGAATACCACGCCTATAACCCAGACGTAGTCAGTACCTTGCAAACCGCCGTAAAGACAGGTGAAACATCCGACTACCAATCTTTTGCGAAGCAAGTTAATGCTCGTCCTGCTGCTATGCTGCGCGACTTAATGAGCCTCAAAAAAGCCGATCAACCTCTGCCTCTAGAGCAAGTCGAGCCGAGTAGCGATCTCTTTAAGCGCTTTGACTCTGCGGCTATGTCGATTGGTGCCTTGAGCCCCGAAGCTCATGAAGCGCTGGCCATGGCGATGAACCGCTTAGGAGGCTACTCCAACTCTGGTGAAGGCGGTGAAGATCCACGACGCTTTGGGACTGATCGCAACTCACGAATCAAACAGATAGCTTCTGGTCGTTTTGGTGTGACGCCACATTACTTAACCAATGCGGATGTTCTACAAATCAAAGTTGCACAAGGTGCGAAGCCAGGAGAAGGCGGTCAACTGCCAGGTCATAAGGTCACAGCAGAAATCGCCAAGCTGAGATACTCAGTTCAAGGCGTAACATTGATCTCCCCTCCTCCACATCACGATATTTATTCTATCGAAGATCTGGCGCAGCTGATTTTCGACCTTAAGCAAGTTAACCCTAAAGCCTTGGTTTCAGTGAAGTTAGTATCTGAACCGGGTGTAGGCACCATTGCCACAGGTGTGGCGAAAGCTTATGCCGACTTGATTACGATCTCCGGTTACGACGGTGGTACCGCGGCAAGCCCACTGACTTCAGTGAAATACGCGGGTTGTCCTTGGGAGCTTGGCTTAGCCGAAACTCAACAAGCACTCGTCGCCAACGGACTTCGTCATAAGATCCGCCTGCAAGTCGATGGTGGTTTAAAAACCGGCCTCGATGTTATCAAGGGCGCGATTTTAGGTGCTGAAAGCTTTGGTTTCGGTACTGCGCCAATGGTCGCGATGGGTTGTAAGTTCTTACGAATTTGTCACCTAAACAACTGTGCAACGGGTGTTGCGACTCAAGATGAAACCCTACGCCGTGAATACTTTAAAGGCCTGCCAGACATGGTGGTGAACTACTTTACAGGCCTAGCCGATGAAGTTCGCCAGTACCTTGCTGAACTTGGCGTAGAAAAACTCACTGACCTGATTGGTCGTACTGATTTGCTTGAAGCCGTTCAAGGCCTCACGGCGAAACAGAGCAAGCTCGATCTCTCTTCGATATTGGAAGCTCCGGTATCTCCAGAAGGTCACCCACTATTTTGGACAGAGCCAAACGCACCCTTTGATAAAGCTCAGCTCAACCAACAGATCCTTGATGACGCAATCGATGCGATTGAGAAACGTCAATCCACCAGCCTTTACTACAACGTGATCAACACCGATCGCTCGATTGGTGCTCGTATCTCTGGTGAAATTGCCAAACGTTACGGTAACCAAGGCATGGCCGGTTCACCAATTAAGTTGTATCTCGATGGCACGGCAGGCCAATCCTTTGCGGTTTGGAACGCTGGCGGCGTAGAGCTGTATCTGACGGGTGATGCCAATGACTACGTCGGCAAAGGCATGGCTGGCGGCAAAGTAGTGATCAAACCTCACCAAGGCACAGCCTTTACTTGTAACGAAGCGACCATCATAGGCAACACTTGTCTGTATGGCGCAACCGGAGGCAAGCTATTTGCCGCAGGTACTGCGGGCGAGCGATTTGGCGTGCGTAACTCAGGTACCGTTGCTGTGATTGAAGGTGCGGGTGACAACGCCTGTGAATACATGACTGGCGGTATTGTGGCCATTCTTGGCGCAACTGGCGTCAACTTCGGCGCGGGTATGACGGGTGGTTTTGCTTATGTCATGGATAAGAATGAAGACTTCCAAGGCCGTGTGAACAACGAATCGGTCGAAGCGCTTTCTCTGTCTGATCTATTTATCCACCAAGAACATCTGCGCGGCCTGATTGCAGAGCACTTAGAAGAGACTGGCTCAGTACACGCTGAAGCTATTCT
- the gltB gene encoding glutamate synthase large subunit — translation MVDQEQNSQGLYTPELEHDACGIGFVAHLKNRKSHDVVTQALDMLARMEHRGGQGCDPCSGDGAGILLQKPHEFLLEEAVKLGIKLPSFEKYGVGVVLFPKDEYKRAQCRDILERNAQRLELEVIGYRELPTDNSMIGADPLSTEPQFEHVFISGGPGITPEELERKLYVLRNYTVRVCLESVSNIGDDFYINSMSYKTLVYKGQLTTEQVPQYFLDLQNPTMVTALALVHSRFSTNTFPRWRLAQPFRYIAHNGEINTVRGNLNWMKAREAILESDLFTQAEIDMLLPICQEGSSDSSNFDMALELLVLSGRTLPHALMMMIPEAWQENKNMDPTRRAFYQYHANVMEPWDGPASVCFTDGVQVGATLDRNGLRPSRYTVTKDDFLVMASESGVVEIAPENVEYRGRLQPGRIFVADLEQGRIISDEEVKDGIAKSQPYEKWVEENLLSLKKLPDASNEFNQPSPEKLLHKQQSFGVSSEEVNEIILPLAKTGYEPLSAMGADWPLAILSHQSQHLSNYFKQLFAQVTNPPIDPIRERMVMSLNTYLGKDQNLLAETPEHCQKVELESPVLSNSELEKLRAIDNEHLQSKTLDIVFQANGDQGKLERALKRICQYAEDAVIDGYSIILLTDRAVNSNHAAIPAMLAVGAVHHHLIRKGLRAKCDIVVETGDARETHHFATLIGYGANAVNPYLVIETIVELQRTKKLDPNVHPRELFDNYRKGVNGGLLKIFSKMGISTLQSYHGAQIFEALGVSKSVVEKYFTGTVSRIQGLTIDDIAREVLVRHRVGYPAREIPAQVLDVGGVYQWKQRGEKHLFNPETISLLQESTRNKDYGQFKKYANAVDAQGDNAATLRSQLDFIKNPAGSIPLAEVEPIEKILKRFATGAMSFGSISHEAHSTLAVAMNRIGAKSNSGEGGEDPARFERKENGDWERSAIKQVASGRFGVTSYYLSNADELQIKMAQGAKPGEGGQLPGDKVDDWIGATRHSTPGVGLISPPPHHDIYSIEDLAQLIYDLKNANRNGRVNVKLVSEAGVGTIASGVAKAKADVVLIAGFDGGTGASPMSSIRHTGLPWELGLAETHQTLLKNGLRNRIVVQSDGQMKTPRDLAVATLLGAEEWGVATAALVVEGCIMMRKCHKNTCPVGIATQNKTLRERFDGRVEDVVTFFQYMAEGLREVMAELGFRSIDEMVGQSHKLKVRDDIGHWKYKNLDLTPVLHIEQARAEDGIYNQTTQNHNLEDVLDRKLIQAAIPALEKGEAVTAQFPIINTDRSAGTMLSNEISKVYKDQGLPQPMNVKFHGSAGQSFGAFLAKGVKFEVEGDANDYWGKGLSGGTLVLYPDARSTIVAEDNIVVGNVCFYGATSGESFIRGMAGERFCVRNSGAKVVVEGVGDHGCEYMTGGAAIILGSTGRNFAAGMSGGVAYVWDKAGDFETKLNAELVDLDPIEQEDKDLLLDMLTKHVEFTGSEVAQSFLDNFEASVASLVKVMPRDYKAVLQKRKAEAQQAQTEEVEAV, via the coding sequence ATGGTAGATCAAGAGCAGAACTCACAGGGTCTGTATACTCCTGAATTGGAGCATGACGCTTGTGGTATCGGTTTTGTTGCGCATCTAAAGAATCGCAAATCTCATGATGTAGTAACTCAAGCACTCGATATGCTTGCACGTATGGAACACCGTGGCGGCCAAGGCTGCGATCCGTGTTCTGGTGATGGTGCAGGTATCCTGCTACAGAAGCCGCACGAATTCTTACTAGAAGAAGCCGTAAAGCTTGGAATTAAACTGCCATCTTTTGAAAAATATGGTGTTGGTGTTGTACTTTTCCCTAAAGATGAATACAAACGTGCACAGTGTCGTGACATTCTAGAACGCAATGCACAACGCCTTGAGTTAGAAGTTATCGGCTACCGTGAACTTCCAACTGACAATTCAATGATTGGTGCTGACCCATTAAGCACTGAACCTCAATTTGAACACGTATTTATTTCTGGCGGCCCTGGTATCACACCAGAAGAGCTTGAGCGTAAACTGTATGTTCTACGTAACTACACGGTTCGTGTATGCCTAGAAAGCGTTTCAAATATTGGTGATGACTTCTACATCAACTCTATGTCTTACAAGACATTGGTGTACAAAGGTCAGCTAACAACTGAACAAGTTCCTCAGTACTTCCTAGATCTGCAAAACCCAACTATGGTGACAGCTCTAGCACTCGTACACTCTCGCTTCTCTACCAATACATTCCCTCGTTGGCGTCTAGCTCAGCCTTTCCGTTACATCGCGCATAATGGCGAAATCAATACGGTTCGCGGCAACCTGAACTGGATGAAAGCACGTGAAGCAATCCTAGAATCGGATCTGTTTACACAAGCTGAAATCGACATGCTGCTTCCTATCTGTCAAGAAGGTAGCTCAGACTCATCAAACTTCGATATGGCGCTTGAGCTACTTGTTCTTTCAGGTCGTACTCTGCCACATGCGTTGATGATGATGATCCCGGAAGCATGGCAAGAAAACAAAAACATGGATCCAACTCGTCGTGCGTTCTACCAGTACCACGCGAACGTAATGGAACCATGGGATGGCCCAGCGTCAGTATGTTTCACCGATGGTGTTCAAGTTGGTGCAACTCTTGACCGTAACGGTCTGCGTCCTTCTCGCTACACAGTAACTAAAGACGACTTCCTAGTGATGGCGTCTGAGTCTGGCGTAGTTGAAATCGCACCAGAAAACGTTGAATACCGTGGTCGTCTACAGCCTGGTCGTATCTTCGTTGCTGACCTTGAGCAAGGCCGCATCATTTCTGATGAAGAAGTGAAAGACGGTATCGCTAAATCGCAACCCTACGAAAAATGGGTTGAAGAGAATCTTCTGAGCTTGAAAAAGCTACCGGATGCGAGCAACGAATTTAACCAACCTTCTCCAGAAAAACTGCTACACAAACAACAATCGTTTGGTGTGAGCTCTGAAGAAGTAAACGAAATCATTCTCCCTCTTGCAAAAACAGGCTACGAGCCACTTTCTGCAATGGGTGCTGACTGGCCGCTAGCGATTCTTTCTCATCAATCGCAGCACCTTTCAAACTACTTTAAGCAGTTGTTTGCACAAGTAACTAACCCGCCAATCGACCCGATTCGTGAGCGTATGGTTATGTCTCTGAATACTTACCTAGGTAAAGATCAGAACCTACTTGCTGAAACGCCTGAACACTGTCAAAAAGTGGAACTTGAGTCTCCAGTTCTTTCTAACTCAGAGTTAGAGAAACTGCGTGCAATCGATAATGAGCACCTTCAATCGAAGACGCTGGATATCGTATTCCAAGCAAACGGAGACCAAGGTAAGTTAGAGCGCGCACTTAAACGTATCTGCCAATATGCAGAAGATGCGGTTATTGATGGTTACTCTATCATTCTACTGACTGACCGTGCGGTTAACTCAAACCACGCAGCTATCCCAGCAATGCTGGCGGTTGGCGCGGTTCACCACCACCTAATCCGTAAAGGTTTACGTGCTAAGTGTGACATCGTTGTTGAAACGGGCGATGCTCGTGAGACACACCACTTTGCAACCTTAATTGGTTACGGTGCAAACGCAGTTAACCCATACCTAGTTATCGAAACGATTGTTGAACTGCAACGTACTAAGAAGCTAGATCCAAACGTTCATCCACGTGAGTTATTCGATAACTACCGTAAGGGTGTTAACGGCGGTCTACTGAAGATCTTCTCGAAGATGGGTATCTCTACGCTGCAGTCTTACCACGGCGCTCAAATCTTTGAAGCACTTGGTGTTAGCAAATCCGTGGTTGAAAAATACTTCACTGGTACTGTTTCTCGTATCCAAGGTCTAACGATCGACGATATCGCACGAGAAGTATTAGTTCGTCACCGTGTTGGTTACCCTGCTCGTGAAATCCCAGCTCAAGTTCTTGATGTTGGCGGTGTTTACCAGTGGAAACAACGTGGTGAGAAGCACTTATTCAACCCAGAAACCATTTCTCTACTTCAAGAATCGACGCGTAACAAAGATTACGGTCAATTCAAGAAGTACGCGAACGCCGTTGATGCTCAAGGCGACAACGCAGCAACACTACGTAGCCAACTTGATTTCATCAAGAACCCAGCAGGCTCTATTCCTCTAGCGGAAGTAGAACCTATTGAGAAAATCCTTAAGCGTTTCGCAACAGGCGCAATGAGCTTCGGTTCAATCTCGCATGAGGCTCACTCAACACTGGCTGTCGCGATGAACCGCATTGGCGCGAAATCAAACTCAGGCGAAGGTGGTGAAGATCCAGCACGTTTCGAGCGTAAAGAAAATGGCGACTGGGAACGTTCAGCAATCAAACAGGTGGCTTCTGGTCGCTTTGGTGTAACGTCTTACTACCTATCTAACGCTGATGAGCTACAAATCAAGATGGCTCAAGGTGCGAAACCTGGCGAAGGTGGTCAACTACCTGGTGATAAGGTTGATGACTGGATCGGTGCAACGCGTCACTCGACTCCGGGCGTAGGTCTTATCTCTCCACCGCCACACCACGATATCTACTCAATCGAAGATTTGGCTCAGCTGATCTACGATCTGAAAAACGCGAACCGTAACGGCCGTGTCAACGTGAAGCTAGTATCAGAAGCTGGCGTAGGTACGATTGCATCAGGTGTAGCAAAAGCGAAAGCTGACGTGGTACTTATCGCAGGTTTTGATGGTGGTACGGGTGCATCTCCGATGTCTTCCATCCGTCACACAGGCCTGCCTTGGGAACTGGGTCTAGCGGAAACGCACCAAACACTACTGAAAAACGGCCTACGTAACCGTATCGTTGTTCAGTCTGATGGTCAGATGAAAACACCACGTGACCTTGCAGTCGCAACGTTACTTGGCGCTGAAGAATGGGGCGTAGCAACAGCAGCTCTAGTTGTTGAAGGCTGTATCATGATGCGTAAGTGTCACAAGAATACATGTCCTGTTGGTATCGCAACACAGAACAAAACTCTTCGTGAGCGTTTCGACGGCCGCGTAGAAGACGTAGTAACGTTCTTCCAATACATGGCTGAAGGTCTACGTGAAGTAATGGCTGAACTTGGCTTCCGCTCTATCGATGAGATGGTTGGTCAATCGCACAAACTTAAAGTTCGTGATGACATCGGTCACTGGAAGTACAAGAACCTAGATCTAACACCGGTACTGCACATTGAGCAGGCTCGTGCAGAAGATGGTATCTACAACCAGACAACACAGAATCATAATCTTGAAGACGTTCTAGACCGTAAGTTGATTCAGGCTGCAATCCCAGCGCTTGAGAAAGGTGAAGCGGTTACCGCTCAGTTCCCTATCATCAACACGGACCGTTCAGCAGGCACGATGCTGTCGAACGAAATCTCGAAGGTTTACAAAGACCAAGGTTTACCACAGCCAATGAACGTTAAGTTCCACGGTAGTGCTGGTCAATCTTTCGGTGCGTTCCTTGCGAAAGGCGTTAAGTTCGAAGTAGAAGGCGACGCGAACGATTACTGGGGTAAAGGTCTGTCTGGCGGTACGTTGGTACTGTACCCAGATGCAAGATCTACTATCGTTGCTGAAGATAACATCGTGGTGGGTAACGTATGTTTCTACGGTGCAACCTCTGGTGAATCTTTTATTCGCGGTATGGCTGGCGAACGTTTCTGTGTTCGTAACTCTGGTGCGAAGGTTGTTGTTGAGGGTGTTGGTGACCACGGTTGTGAATACATGACTGGCGGTGCGGCAATTATCCTTGGTTCAACGGGTCGTAACTTTGCTGCAGGTATGAGTGGCGGTGTCGCTTATGTTTGGGATAAAGCAGGTGACTTCGAGACTAAGCTCAACGCAGAACTTGTAGACCTAGATCCAATTGAACAAGAAGATAAAGATCTTCTACTAGATATGCTAACTAAGCATGTTGAATTCACAGGAAGTGAAGTTGCTCAGTCTTTCCTAGACAACTTTGAAGCAAGTGTTGCATCGCTAGTTAAAGTAATGCCACGCGACTACAAAGCGGTTCTTCAAAAGCGTAAAGCTGAAGCACAACAGGCACAAACGGAAGAAGTGGAGGCAGTATAA
- a CDS encoding glutamate synthase subunit beta, whose translation MGKPTGFLEHGRELPKKLDPSVRIEDNKEFVLNEEFGEKINTQASRCMDCGVPFCHNGCPIGNIIPEFNDAVYRDSWEEAWNILSSTNNFPEFTGRVCPAPCESACVLGINQDPITICNIEKTIVETAYREGYAKPKTPRSRTGKTVAVIGSGPAGLAAAEQLNSAGHSVTVFERDEKVGGLLRFGIPDFKLGMDVIDRKINLMAEAGVEFKVNQHIGVDVNAQQLRQEFDVVLLTGGSTVPRDLPIPGRELKGVHFAMEFLGQNNRRANDLDLKTEELHAKDKHIVVIGGGDTGSDCVGTSNRHKAASITQVEIMPIPPEKRPANMPWPQYPMIMKTTTSHEEGCERHWNILTKEFISDDQGQVTGLRIADIVWQDAKPGERPGFDEVANSERVIPCDMAFLAMGFLHPEPTGVLAQLDIKLDERGNVASEGFATNQKGVFAAGDMRTGQSLVVRCINEGRECAIAIDDFLMGNSNLEAKADSLMLSA comes from the coding sequence ATGGGTAAGCCTACTGGATTTTTAGAACACGGTCGTGAGCTTCCAAAGAAGCTCGACCCGTCAGTTCGAATTGAAGACAACAAAGAGTTCGTACTTAACGAAGAGTTTGGTGAAAAGATCAATACTCAAGCATCTCGTTGTATGGACTGTGGCGTACCTTTCTGTCACAACGGCTGTCCGATTGGTAACATCATCCCAGAATTCAATGACGCTGTTTATCGCGACAGCTGGGAAGAGGCTTGGAACATTCTTAGCTCTACCAATAACTTCCCTGAGTTTACAGGTCGTGTTTGTCCTGCTCCTTGTGAAAGTGCCTGTGTTCTTGGCATCAACCAAGACCCAATCACTATCTGTAATATCGAGAAAACGATTGTAGAAACTGCGTACCGTGAAGGGTACGCAAAGCCTAAAACACCACGCTCTCGCACAGGGAAAACTGTCGCAGTTATCGGTTCAGGCCCTGCAGGTCTAGCCGCTGCTGAGCAACTAAACAGTGCAGGTCACTCTGTGACGGTATTTGAACGTGATGAGAAAGTCGGTGGCCTACTGCGTTTCGGTATCCCAGATTTCAAACTGGGTATGGACGTGATTGATCGTAAGATCAACCTAATGGCTGAAGCTGGCGTTGAATTTAAAGTTAACCAACACATCGGTGTTGATGTTAATGCTCAACAGTTACGCCAAGAGTTTGATGTGGTATTGCTAACGGGTGGTTCTACGGTTCCACGCGACTTACCAATCCCAGGTCGTGAGCTTAAAGGCGTTCATTTTGCCATGGAATTCCTTGGTCAAAATAATCGCCGTGCCAACGACTTAGATCTTAAGACAGAAGAGCTTCACGCTAAAGATAAGCACATTGTGGTTATCGGTGGTGGTGATACGGGTTCTGACTGTGTGGGCACATCAAACCGTCATAAAGCAGCAAGCATTACTCAAGTTGAGATCATGCCGATCCCACCAGAGAAACGCCCTGCAAATATGCCTTGGCCTCAATACCCAATGATCATGAAAACCACCACTTCTCACGAAGAAGGTTGTGAACGTCATTGGAACATCTTAACCAAAGAGTTCATTAGCGACGACCAAGGTCAAGTAACGGGTCTACGTATCGCTGACATCGTTTGGCAAGACGCAAAACCAGGCGAACGTCCAGGTTTTGATGAAGTAGCGAACTCTGAACGTGTTATTCCATGTGACATGGCATTCCTTGCAATGGGCTTCTTACACCCAGAGCCTACAGGCGTGCTTGCTCAACTAGACATTAAACTGGACGAGCGCGGTAACGTCGCTTCTGAAGGTTTTGCGACGAACCAGAAAGGCGTTTTCGCTGCTGGTGATATGCGTACTGGTCAGTCTCTGGTTGTACGTTGTATTAATGAAGGTCGTGAATGTGCAATTGCCATTGATGACTTCTTAATGGGTAACTCAAACTTAGAAGCGAAAGCTGATTCACTCATGCTTTCCGCATAA